In the Terriglobia bacterium genome, AACAAAGCGCGCCATCCAGACAGGCCCTCCTGATCGGCGCGCCGGACGATGAGGCTCCGATGATTTCCGACGAGATCGAGAACATCGGTTCTGTGCTGCCCGGCGCGCGAACCTTTATGGGGCCTGCAGCGACAACGGAATGTCTCAAGCGCGAAATCCGGACCGCCGGCATCGTTCATATCGCCTGCCATGCGACCTTCCGTCCGGACAACCCGATGTTCAGCTCATTTCAACTGAGCGACGGACCGGTCAATTTCTTCGATATATACAACCTGCGGACGACGGCAAGCCTCATCACCCTCAGCGGCTGCGGAACCGGTTTGAGCAGCGTCGTGGCGGGGGACGAACTGCTGGGACTCGTTCGAGGATTTCTTTATGCTGGAGCAACCTCAGTGGTGCTCAGCCTGTGGGACGTCAACGACCGGACAACGGCGGAACTGATGCAGACCTTCTACTCGCAACTCACAGGAAACAGAACAATTGCCGGAAGTCTGAGGGCCGCCATGCTGCACCTCCGCGAACAACATCCCCATCCTTATTACTGGGCTCCATTTCTGGTCGTGGGCAATCCTGCGGCATCTTTTTAAAAAACTTTTCGGGCCACCATACTTTTGTTGCCCCGCCACAGCACTTAACTCAGCAAATAGAGCAACTGCTCTACGAACTAAAAAGGGGCTTAACTATGAATAACGAATGGATGAATCAGGAAAACGAACTCGCAATCGAAATCGAAGAACTCGAACAGAAGATTGTTCCGCAGTCCGCCGCCACTTTCATCGACTAAAAGAAAGCAGAGCCGCAGATTGCGCAGGACGGCGCAATTCTGCAGCACAGCCGCAGACTGCACATGGATGAAGGCAGGTCTGCGGCTCTTCGCTTTT is a window encoding:
- a CDS encoding CHAT domain-containing protein — protein: QQKSAKARPAMALANIQEHLRRMHEMLVAPVESFLKDAAAIVFVPSGFLHYLPFHALFDGTAYLTDRFTVGYAPTATIYRLFMNKQSAPSRQALLIGAPDDEAPMISDEIENIGSVLPGARTFMGPAATTECLKREIRTAGIVHIACHATFRPDNPMFSSFQLSDGPVNFFDIYNLRTTASLITLSGCGTGLSSVVAGDELLGLVRGFLYAGATSVVLSLWDVNDRTTAELMQTFYSQLTGNRTIAGSLRAAMLHLREQHPHPYYWAPFLVVGNPAASF